Genomic DNA from Candidatus Methylomirabilota bacterium:
GCGGGCCGTCTCGGGGTGGGAATCCGGGCGGGCAGCTCCTGCCTGAGCGGCCGGATGTACTCGACCCCGACGCCGCAGCAGCCGCCGATGATCTGAACGCCCTGGTCGATCCACTTCCGGGCCAGCCCGATGAACTCTTCGGGCGTGATGTTGTTCTCGACCTCCGGGTTGCGCCGCGGATCGACGTAATCGGTGCGGCCGGCCTCGGGGTAGATCCCCACCGGGCCCGGCCACTTCTCCAGCACGATGGGGAGCGCCGCCGCGGTGTCGTCGACGTTGGTGTGGAAGATGTTGACCACGGACCCGCCTAACGGCAGGACCTCGTCGAGCGCCTGGGTGAGCGGGGTTTCCGACGAGTAGCCGACCCTGACCGTGGGATCGCCCTGGTCGGTGTGGCACTTGAAGCCGACCCACTTGGGAACCCCCGGCATCGAGCATGCCTGCGAGACCCACTTGCGGTGCTCGAGGCTGCCCGTCGACTCCGCCAGCAGGAAATCGACGCCCGCCTCGACCAGGATTTGCGCCTGCTCGCGGAGGTTGGCCTGCGCCTGCTCGACGGTGATGGCGCTCCGACCCAGCAGGGAGCGATACCGGCGGGCCTCGCCGCCCGTGATGAGGCCGAAATTCGAGACCGACCCGGCGATGTAGACCGGGCGGTCCCCGGCGGTCCGCTCCCGGGCTTCGCGGGCCAGCGCCACCGCGCGAATGTTCAGCTCGGCCGTCAAGTCGCCGAGTCCGAGCGGCTCGAGGTTGTGGCGGGCCGAGGCGTAGCTGTTGGTGGTGATGATGTCGACCCCGGCCTTGATGTAGGTCTCGTGCATCTGCCGGACCGTGTAAGGGTGCGTCTGAAGCGCCGCGGCGGCCCAGGCGATTCCGTGCATGGGCACCCCCATCGCCTGGAGCTGGGTGCCTACCGCGCCGTCCAGAATGATGACGTGGCCGCGATCGATCCGGTCCTGCAGCTCCTGGAAGCTGACCATGCTCTCCCCCTGGCCGTTCTGTGAAGCGGAAGTGGCGGACGAGGCGACCCCGAAGGCTGGTCGCCGGTCCGCGCCCTGAGACGCGGGGCCGGCAGGCCCAGCCGGTATCAAAGCTCGGCCGCGCTCCTCTGTCAAGCCATCGGCGTGGCCGTCGGCTCGGCCTACCGGTCCGGAGCCCGCGACACGAGAAGCCTGTTGCCGAGTGTCGATCAATGGCCTATCGTTGGGCGAGCGATTCGTAGCCTCGACATCACGGGGTGAGATGCGATCGCCAGGGACGACCGACCCGAGCCGGCGTGAGCAGAGGGGACGCAGGCCGGTCTGTGGCGCGATCTCGGTCCTGCTGCCGGTCCTATTGGCGGCGATCGAGATGGTGGCGTTCCTCCCGACCTTCGCCGACTGGGAGGGCGGCGGGTACGCCTGGTTGTTCGTCACCATGGTGGTGATGGCGGCGGCGCCGGTCCTCGGGACGGCCGGCGTGATCCTGGGAATCTCGGCGCTCATCCGGCGCGAGCGCGCCGCCTGGCTGCCCGTCGTCGGGCTGACCGTGAACACCGCGCTCGTCTTGATGTTCTTTCCGGTCCTCCTGAGGGTGCTGGCGCGCTTGTGATGAGCGCCTGGCCGTCCCCCCGGCCCGAGCGGCGCGCCCCGCGCGTTAGCCGTCAGGCGCGCGGGGCCAT
This window encodes:
- a CDS encoding homocysteine S-methyltransferase family protein, giving the protein MVSFQELQDRIDRGHVIILDGAVGTQLQAMGVPMHGIAWAAAALQTHPYTVRQMHETYIKAGVDIITTNSYASARHNLEPLGLGDLTAELNIRAVALAREARERTAGDRPVYIAGSVSNFGLITGGEARRYRSLLGRSAITVEQAQANLREQAQILVEAGVDFLLAESTGSLEHRKWVSQACSMPGVPKWVGFKCHTDQGDPTVRVGYSSETPLTQALDEVLPLGGSVVNIFHTNVDDTAAALPIVLEKWPGPVGIYPEAGRTDYVDPRRNPEVENNITPEEFIGLARKWIDQGVQIIGGCCGVGVEYIRPLRQELPARIPTPRRPA